The Pseudofrankia sp. DC12 region TACATCCGCTCGCGGTCGTCGTCCTTGGGGTCCCGGTCGACGAAGTCGACGAGCACCAGGCCGTTGCCCAGGCGCAGCGCGGTCTCGACCGAGTCGGTCAGCCGCCGCTTGGCCGTCTCCTTGATGGCGAGCCGGTCGACCACGACCTCGATCGTGTGCTTCTTCTGCTTCTCCAGCTTCGGCGGGTCGGTGAGCTGAATGACCGACCCGTCGACCCTGGCCCGGGAGAAGCCGGACGTCTGGAGCTCCGCGAACAGGTCGACGTACTCGCCCTTGCGGCCGCGGATCACCGGGGCGAGCACCTGGAAGCGGGTGCCCTCCGGGAGCTCCATCAGGCGGTCGACGATCTGCTGGGGGGTCTGCCGGGAGATCGGCCGGCCGCACTTCGGGCAGTGCGGGCGCCCGGCCCTGGCGAACAGCAGCCGCAGGTAGTCGTAGACCTCGGTGATCGTCCCGACCGTCGAGCGCGGGTTGCGGTTGGTCGACTTCTGGTCGATGGAGACGGCTGGTGACAGGCCCTCGATGAAGTCGACGTCGGGCTTGTCCATCTGGCCGAGGAACTGGCGCGCGTAGGCCGAGAGCGACTCGACGTAGCGGCGCTGGCCCTCCGCGAAGATCGTGTCGAACGCCAGGCTGGACTTCCCCGAGCCGGACAGCCCCGTGAAGACGATGAGCCCCTCGCGGGGCAGGTCGAGGTCCACGTCCCGCAGGTTGTGCTCACGCGCGCCCCGTACGACGAGCCGGTCCGTCATCTGGGTTTCCTCACGTCCTGTCGGTCCTGTCGCTCCTGGCACCGCCGTGGCCGGACCCGACGGCCGACCGGCGGCCGAGCTCCCACCAGCCCACACCCGGGGTGACCCGCCCCGTCCACGGCTCACGCACCAGCCCGCATGGGCGCCACGCCGCTCGCCCGCGGGGCCGGGGCACGCCGCACCCGCTCGCTCGTCCCCTGACAACCCGGCCGCGGTGAGCGCACTCCCACCGTAGGGATGGGGTCTGACACTTCTCGGCCGGCGGGGTGGGCCGCTCGGCCGACCCGTGCTCTGCGTGGTTTCGCCACGCGGAGCCTCCGAACCGGGCCGAACGCTCGTTCGATAGTAGCGAGCGCCGGGACGGGTCCCGGGCAGGGGCCGCCGGATGCCACGCCGCCGCCACGGCTACGCCAGGCACGCGCGGCCGCCCACCCCCCGAGCGGCGGGCAGCCAGCCGCCCAGCCTCGCCGAGCGTCCATCAGGCGGCGCGAAATGACCTTGGCCGACGTCCGGGAACGTCTTCCGTGTGAACAACAGAATTCACGGTGAGGCCCGGCAGGGGCAACACCTATTGCGCGGCGACTCGCCGGACCGAATTGCCGGGAGGGGCCCGGACCACCTGGCTACGGTGACGCGGGGCGGCTTGCCAGCAGCCCTTTTCACGACGATGCGCGGCCTCGCCGCGCCCCGGAGAGCGGACATCATGCACATCCTCCTCGCCGTCGTCGTCTCCCACGGCGGCTCGCCGCACCTGGCCGGGCTCCTCGGCGCACTCACCACCCTGACCGGCTGCAGGGTCGCCCTGGTCGAGAACCAGCCAGGCCACTCGCATCACGACGCTCCCGCCGGAGTGCGCGTCTACCAGGGCCACGGCAACATCGGCTACGGCACCGCGGTGAACCTGGCGGTCCGGCACACGCTCGACGACGAGCCCGGACAGGGTGGGCGGCCCGGCTGGGTCCTCGTCGTGAACAGCGACGTCGCCATCCCCGATGACACCCGGGAAATGCTGCCGAAACTTCTCGCGCAGGCACCCGCCGATGTTGACGTGCTCGGATTTGGAATGTGCACGGATGACGGCGGTCCCGGCCGTTCGACCGCGGTCCTGCCGAACAGGCGGACCAGTGCGTTCACCGCGGTGCGCGGAGAGGCCGCGGCGATCGCCCGGTGGCCGGCGCTGCGCTATCCGGTCGGCGCCTTCTTCGCGATTCGAACCGACATGTTCCTGCGGATCGGCGGGTTCGACCCGACCTTCTGGCTCTATTACGAGGAGACCGACCTGTTCGCCCGGCTGCTCGCCGCCGGCGGCCGGATCGGCTGGTGCGACGGTGCCTGGCCGGTACGCCACACCGGCGGCACCACCGCCGGGCAGGCCGCGGAGCTGCAGCGCGAGCTGGGCCGGGCGGCGGTGCCGTACGCCCGCCGCCACCGCGGCTCCACCGGCCGGGGCTGGCTGCTGGTCCATGCGGCACAGCTGGTCCTGCTCGTCGCCCGCAAGCTGGTCACCGGGCAGTGGCCCGACGCCACCCGGGGCGTCCAGATCCTCGTCGGGATGCTCCAGGGGATGCTCTGGCCAGGCTGGGAGCCGGCGGTTCGGTCCCGGTGGCGGGCGGTACCGGCACCGGCCCGGCGCAGGCTCGCGGCCCTGGACGCCGTGCCTGGGCCTGGCGACGGGCCCGCCGTCCACGGCTGACCGGCGCGGCCATCGACGGAGCCTGCCGGGCTCGCGCCTGGTACTCCTGGCACGGAGCCCGGTCCAGGCGGGAAGAATGACGGTGACGAGACCGGGACCGGCGGGCCGGAGGGCAAACGATGAGCGTGCGCGAGTACACGGGCGACGTCACGGTGGGCGGGCCGGCCGACGTCCGGCAGCTGCCGGGCCTGACCATCACCAAGGTCGCCGTCGGCCCGTTCGACAACAACTGCTACCTGCTGCGCTGCACCACGACCGGCGAGCAGCTGCTCATCGACGCCGCCAACGAGCCGGAGACCCTGCTGCGCGTCATCGGCGACGAGGGCCTGGCGACCGTGGTCACGACCCACCGCCACCCGGACCACGTCCAGGCCCTGTCGGACATCGTGGCCGCGACCGGCGCCACTACCGTCGCGCACCCAGACGACGCCCCGGCGATCCCCGTACCGACGGCCACCCTGCTGGGTGACGGTGAGGAGATCCGCGTCGGCCAGGTCGCCCTGCGCGCGATCCACCTCGTCGGTCACACCCCGGGCTCGGTCGCCCTGCTCCATGACGCCGACCCGGCCGCGCCGCACCTGTTCACCGGCGACTGCCTCTTCCCCGGCGGCCCCGGCAACACCCGCGACGACGCGGCGGCCTTCACCTCGTTGATGGACGGCCTGGAGGCCAAGGTCTTCGGCCCGCTCCCCGACGCGACGTGGATCTACCCCGGCCATGGCAAGGACTCAACCCTGGGCCACGAGCGCCCACACCTGGCCGAGTGGCGGGCCCGCGGCTGGTAGCTCGGCCCGGTAGGCCTAGTACGGAAATCGGGCCCAATTCCCGGCGCTGAGGTGGCACCGTGACGGTATGACTGCGGCCGGGTCGCGAGCGCGACCAGACCCGCCGGCGGATGCAGCCGAGTCGACGGCGGCCGGCTCGGCGCCGGTGGCGGTGGCGGTGGCGGTGGCGGTCGAGTTCACCGAGGGCGAGGCGGCGGCCGTCGCGGTGGCCCTGGTCGCGCTGCCTGACGGGCCGCTGGCCGACGCCGCGCGGGCCGCGCTGCACAAGGTGCTCACCGCGCTCGGGCCGGCTGGGCAGGAACGGGTCGTCGAACGGGCGGCCGAGGTGTGGAGGCGCCCGGACGGGCTGCCTCGGTCAGCGGCGACGCCCGTCATCGAGGACGCGATGCGCAGCGGCGTCGCCGTCACGATCGACTACGTCGACGCCGCCGGGCGGCCGAGCCACCGCCAGGTCGAGCCGCACGCGTTCGCCTACGCCCGGGGCAGCTGGTACCTGCTGGCCTGGAGCCTGGACAAGGACGCGCCACGCTGGTTCCGCTGGGACCGGATCGGCCACGCGGAGCTCACTGAGATCCCGATCCAGTGGCGCGAGGCCTTCGCCGCGTTCCCCGCGCCGAGCCCGCGCTTGTAGCGCCCAGCCCGCGGGCGCGGCTGTCAGCCGTCAGGCCGGCGCCGGTGCTCAGCGCCCCGGGTGGTGGTGCGGCCGGCTGAAGCCCGCGACGACCGCGCGACCGCGGGCCGGCGCCGTCTCGATCGCGCGGCGGATCTCCAGCGGCCCGACGACGCCGACGACGCGCGGGCTGCCGGCGGCGTCGCGCTGCTCCCCGTCCAGCACGAGGACGCAGCCGGCCGCGGGCTGCTCGGCCAGCCGCGGCGCGACGACGGCCAGCGGCTCGTCGGGACGCGCCGTCGGGACCGCCGACATCGGGATCGTGACCCGGCTGACCCGGGCCAGGTCCCGGTCGTCCAGCGGAACCGCGGCCAGGGCGCGGGCAAGGGCGACGCCGGCCAAGGTGTCCTCGACCTCGTGGACCGTGAACAGCGGGGCCACCAGCGCGCCCGGCCGGACCACCTCGGCGAGCGCGGCGTCGACGGTCTGCCAGGCCAGCAGCCTGGGCGGCGGTGGCGCCATGACGTCTCGGATGAAGACCCCCTCCAGCGCCGTGCCGGCCCGCTGGCGCGCCTGCTCCAGTCGCGACGACGCGAGCGCCATCCAGCCCAGCAGCACCGCCCAGAGCCCGACGAAACCGACCAGGAAGCAGGCGGCGACGCCGGCGGCGAGCAGCACCCAGCCCGTGATCACGCCTGTCCTGGCGACCACGGCCGCGGCCCGGCGCGGGCCGCCGCCGCGCCGCAGGACGAAGGCGGCGAGGACGCGCCCGCCCGGGGTGCGCGGCGAGGGCAGCAGGTCGACGAGCGTGATCAGGAGGGTGAAGGTGCCGACCCACAGGGCGACCCGGGCCGCCAGCTCGATCGTGCCGCCGGGCGCGAACACGCCGAGCGCGGTCAGCGCCGCGCCGAGCAGCAGGGTGGTCAGCAGCCCGGCGCGGGCGATGGCGGCGTCGGCGCGCGGGTCCAGCCCGGTAGGCCCGGGCTCGCCGGGCCGCTGGGCCGGCGAACCGGGAGCGGCGGCGCCGCCAGGCGGCTCCGCCGGATAGGGCTCCGCCGCACCGACGCCGGAGGTCCCGACGCCCCAGATCATCTCGTCGGGGCCGCGGCGGAAGCCGCCCGCGGGTACCGGCGGCCGGCCGAGCATGAGCCTGCTGCCGAACGCGCCGAGCTGGATCGCGTGGACCTCGACACCCGCGCGCCGGGCGGCGAACGACCGGGCCAGGTCAGCCGTGACCAGAATTCCCACCAGCAGCAGGGCGCCGAGGAGGCCGGCGCTGAAGTAGGCCGAGCCGGTCCGGTTGGGGACCGTCACCGGGAGGGTCAGCCAGCCGAGCAGGGCGGTGACGATCGCCACCGAGACCGCCAGGCCCGGACGCACGACGATCCTGGGCAGTCGACGGCCGCTGCTCGCGTCTTGGGTGCCCATGGTCGTCCGGCTCCTCTCGGGGACTCGCTCATCGCGTCCCTGTTCCTATCCCCCAACGACTGTCGTGCCCCTCGCCCTCCCGTCCGAACCGGGATGTCCGGCCGGCACCCGGCCATGGTGACGCCCGTCTCCGACAGGTTCGGCCGACCGGCCAGGGCCGTGCTCCGAGGCGGCCGGGCAGCCCGGCGGAAACTGTCGGACGGGTGTGGTGTTCTGGTCCGTATGAGCACGACGTCCGAACGACCCGCGGCGCCTCGACCCGAAGCGACACGGCACGAAGCGACACGGCACGAAGCGATGGCGCCCGCCACGGTCAGGCCGAGCGTCGCCAACCGACCCACCGTGAACAACAAGCGCTCCGCCACGCCGTTCAAGGTCGTCTCCGACTACCAGCCGTCCGGTGACCAGCCGGCCGCGATCAAGGAGCTGGCGCTGCGGATCCGGGCGGGCGAGAAGGACCTCGTGCTGCTGGGCGCGACCGGCACGGGCAAGTCCGCGACGACGGCGTGGCTCATCGAGGAGCTGCAGCGCCCAACCCTGGTCATGGCGCCGAACAAGACGCTGGCCGCCCAGCTCGCCAACGAGTTCCGCGAGCTGCTGCCGCACAACGCCGTCGAGTACTTCGTCTCGTACTACGACTACTACCAGCCTGAGGCGTACATCGCCCAGACGGACACCTACATCGAGAAGGACTCCTCGATCAACGAGGAGGTCGAGCGGCTGCGGCACTCGGCGACGATGAGCCTGCTGACCCGCCGGGACGTGATCGTGGTGGCCAGCGTCAGCTGCATCTACGGCCTCGGCACCCCGCAGGAGTACATCGACCGGATGGTCCAGATCTCCGTCGGCGAGGAGATCGACCGGGACCTGCTGCTGCGCCGGCTGGTGGACGTCCAGTACGCCCGCAACGACCTGGCCTTCGACCGCGGCACGTTCCGGGTCCGCGGCGACACGGTCGAGGTGTTCCCGGTCTACGAGGAGCTGGCCGTCCGGATCGAGCTGTTCGGCGACGAGATCGAGCGGATCAGCTACCTGCACCCGCTGACCGGCGAGATCGTCCGTGAGGTCGAGCAGGTCTTCATCTTCCCGGCCAGCCACTACGTCGCCGGCCCGGAGCGGATGGAACGGGCGATCGCGGGCATCGAGGAGGAGCTGGCCACCCGGCTGGAGCAACTGGAGGGGCAGGGCAAGCTGCTGGAGGCCCAGCGCCTGCGGATGCGGACCACCTACGACATCGAGATGATGCGCCAGGTCGGCTTCTGCTCGGGCATCGAGAACTACTCGCGCCACATCGACGGCCGCGCCGCCGGCACCGCGCCGCACACCCTGCTCGACTACTTCCCCGACGACTTCCTGATGGTCATCGACGAGTCGCACAACACGGTGCCGCAGATCGGCGGCATGTACGAGGGCGACATGTCCCGCAAGCGCAACCTCGTCGACCACGGCTTCCGGCTGCCGTCCGCGACCGACAACCGGCCGCTGCGCTGGGAGGAGTTCCTGGAGCGGGTCGGCCAGACGGTCTACCTGTCGGCGACCCCCGGGCCGTACGAGCTGGGGAAGGCCGACGGCATCGTCGAGCAGATCATCCGGCCGACCGGCCTGATCGACCCGGAGATCGTGCTGAAGCCGACGAAGGGCCAGATCGACGACCTGATCCACGAGATCCGGCTGCGCGCCGAGCGGGACGAACGGGTTCTCGTGACGACGCTGACCAAGAAGATGTCCGAGGACCTGACCGACTACCTGCTGGAGCTGGGCATCCGGGTTCGCTACCTGCACAGCGAGGTCGACACGCTGCGCCGGGTCGAGCTGCTCACCGAGCTGCGCCGCGGCGACTACGACGTCCTCGTCGGCATCAACCTGCTGCGTGAGGGCCTCGACCTGCCCGAGGTCTCGCTGGTCTCGATCCTGGACGCGGACAAGGAGGGCTTCCTGCGCTCCGAGCGGTCCCTGATCCAGACGATCGGCCGCGCGGCCCGCAACGTCGCCGGCCAGGTCCACATGTACGCCGACAAGATCACCCCGTCGATGCGGACCGCGATCGACGAGACCAACCGCCGGCGCGCGCTGCAGGTCGCCTACAACGAGAAGCACGGCCTCGACCCGCAGCCGCTGCGCAAGAAGGTCATGGACATCCTCGACGACATGGTCCGGGAGAACGCCGACGGCGAGATGTACGGCGGTGGCCGGGCCCAGTCCCGCGGCAAGGCGCCGGTGCCCGGGATGAAGTCCCGTGGCGGCAAGCAGGATGCTGTCGGCCGCTACGCCGCGGAGCTGGCCGGTATGCCCCGCCACGACCTGGCCAACCTCATCCGCCAGCTCGACGACCAGATGCACGAGGCCGCCAAGGAACTCCAGTTCGAGCTGGCCGCCCGCCTGCGCGACGAGATCGCGGAACTGAAGAAGGAGCTGCGCGGGATGACCGCCGCCGGCGTCGAGTAGCTGGACGTGGTGGCCGCCAACCTCGGGAGCAGGGACAATCAGCTCATGAGCATGATCAGCGTTCCCGTTGACATCACCCTCAGCGATGTGGCGGCCATCGGCCAGGCCGACGAGCTGCACCGCTACGAGCTGAGTGACGAGGGAGAGCTGCGGGTCATGATGACGCCGACGCCGGAGCACTCCCGGATCGTCATGCGGCTGACGGCCTGGTCCGGTGGCGGGCGTCAGCCCGACCTGACGGTGTGGGCGGACGCGGCGCCCGATGTCGGCGTCGCGTCGGTCTACGTCCCGGTCGACGGGCTGCAGGTCGTCATCGAGGTGATCTCGCGCGGGCCCCGCCAGAACGATCTGGTCGACAAGGTCGGCGAGTACGCCCGCGCCGGGATCGAGCGGTACTGGACCGTCGAGCAGGGCGGCACCCAGCCGGTGACGTTCCGAACCCTGGGCACGGGCGGCTACTCGTCGGCGGGGCCGCGTCCGCTGGACTGGGTCCTGAAGCGCCAGCCCATGGACTTCGGAGCCAACTGACCTCGTCGCGTTCGGGTCGCCGGCGGCATGACGCCACCCCTCGGCCTGGCCGGAAGACCGGCCAGGCCGAGGGGTGGACGCGGGTTAGCTGATCTTGATGCTGGCCAGGAGCGCTGTGGTCTCGGCGGGTTGTCGCTGTAGTCGAGGACGCGGAACGGGAGCTGGGGCAGGTACCAGCTGCGCGGGTGGAAGGTGGTGAGGCTCCTGACGGTCCCGGCCGTGCGGCCGAGCTGCCGCGCGGTCTCCGCCTCACTGAGGTCCTCGTAGTGGCGCAGCACGACCGCCGCCCGCTGCCGGGCCGGCAGCCGGCGCAGCGCTACGACCAGCCGGGCCCGCTCGTCGGCCGCTGGGTGTCAGGAACCCGACATCCCGGCTTGGCCGGCCCCCTGCCGCCGCGCGTCGCCCCGGCCGTCCCCCGTGATCGGCCTGGCGGCCGCGCCGGTCACCTTTCGTCCGGACGGAGGCCGACGGCGGCTCGCTCAGCCCCCGCCGGGGTCCGCCGGCGCGATCTGGCCGGACCGCCTGCGCCGGTCGCGGGCCAGCAGCGACCGCGCGGCCAGGCGCAGCAGGCCGGCGGCGAGCAGCGCCACGAGCCCCTCGGCAACGTGGCCGTCCAGCCAGGCGACGAGGGTGCGCCCCCACGGAGACACCGCGCGGGCGGCCAACAGGTATGCGGCAGTCTGGAGGGCCATGCCGGGGACGACGAAGCTCAGGAACCGCCGCCAGGAGACCCCGCTGCCGCCGAGGGCGGCGTCGACCGCCGGGTTGGCGTTGACCAGGCAGACGTACAGCAGCATGCGCTCGGTCGAGCGCCGCGACAGCGCGCCGACGACGCGCCGCCCGCCGGGGCGCACCACCAGCACCGAGCGCAGGTCGTTGCGGGCGATGCCGAAGTAGCCGACCCGCACGAGCGCGCGCAGCGGCACCGCGATCAGGACCGCGGGCAGGAACGGCACCGAGCCGCCGACCAGGAGCATGACCGACCAGGTCGGCCGCAGCGCGAGGAGCAGCAGCGGGGCGCCCGGGGCCAGCCGGGCGAGCAGCGCCAGCCCGAGGGCGCCCCCGCCGTACAGCACGGCCAGCAACAGCACCGGCCAGGTCCGCGACACCCAGCGAGCCCGCCGACGCGGCGGCGGGCTCAGCTCGGACGCGCTCGGCACAGGCCGGCCTGGCTCAGACGGGCTCGGCCCCGCCGGCTCGGCTGCCGTTCCCGGCCTCGTGCCCACCACTGGTCCAGGATGCCTGGTCCGTCGCCGGCGGATGGACCGACCCGAGCCGCGCTCCGGCGCCCGCGGTACGGCAGACTCGGCGACGTGGCGAGGGTGGGACTTACCGGTGGGATCGGGTCAGGGAAGAGCGCCGTGTCGAGCCGGCTGGCCGAGCACGGCGCCATCGTGATCGACGCGGACAATCTCGCCAGGGCGGTGGTCGCGCCTGGCACCCCCGGGCTCGCCGCGGTGGCCGCGGCCTTCGGCCCGGGCATCCTGCGCCCGGACGGCAGTCTCGACCGCGAACAGCTCGGGACGGTCGTCTTCGCCGACCCGGCGGCGCGCCGGCGGCTGGAGGGCATCACCCATCCGCTGATCCGCGACGAGACCGCCCGGCA contains the following coding sequences:
- a CDS encoding galactosyltransferase-related protein, which encodes MPAALFTTMRGLAAPRRADIMHILLAVVVSHGGSPHLAGLLGALTTLTGCRVALVENQPGHSHHDAPAGVRVYQGHGNIGYGTAVNLAVRHTLDDEPGQGGRPGWVLVVNSDVAIPDDTREMLPKLLAQAPADVDVLGFGMCTDDGGPGRSTAVLPNRRTSAFTAVRGEAAAIARWPALRYPVGAFFAIRTDMFLRIGGFDPTFWLYYEETDLFARLLAAGGRIGWCDGAWPVRHTGGTTAGQAAELQRELGRAAVPYARRHRGSTGRGWLLVHAAQLVLLVARKLVTGQWPDATRGVQILVGMLQGMLWPGWEPAVRSRWRAVPAPARRRLAALDAVPGPGDGPAVHG
- a CDS encoding MBL fold metallo-hydrolase, with amino-acid sequence MSVREYTGDVTVGGPADVRQLPGLTITKVAVGPFDNNCYLLRCTTTGEQLLIDAANEPETLLRVIGDEGLATVVTTHRHPDHVQALSDIVAATGATTVAHPDDAPAIPVPTATLLGDGEEIRVGQVALRAIHLVGHTPGSVALLHDADPAAPHLFTGDCLFPGGPGNTRDDAAAFTSLMDGLEAKVFGPLPDATWIYPGHGKDSTLGHERPHLAEWRARGW
- a CDS encoding WYL domain-containing protein; protein product: MTAAGSRARPDPPADAAESTAAGSAPVAVAVAVAVEFTEGEAAAVAVALVALPDGPLADAARAALHKVLTALGPAGQERVVERAAEVWRRPDGLPRSAATPVIEDAMRSGVAVTIDYVDAAGRPSHRQVEPHAFAYARGSWYLLAWSLDKDAPRWFRWDRIGHAELTEIPIQWREAFAAFPAPSPRL
- a CDS encoding peptidase M50 → MGTQDASSGRRLPRIVVRPGLAVSVAIVTALLGWLTLPVTVPNRTGSAYFSAGLLGALLLVGILVTADLARSFAARRAGVEVHAIQLGAFGSRLMLGRPPVPAGGFRRGPDEMIWGVGTSGVGAAEPYPAEPPGGAAAPGSPAQRPGEPGPTGLDPRADAAIARAGLLTTLLLGAALTALGVFAPGGTIELAARVALWVGTFTLLITLVDLLPSPRTPGGRVLAAFVLRRGGGPRRAAAVVARTGVITGWVLLAAGVAACFLVGFVGLWAVLLGWMALASSRLEQARQRAGTALEGVFIRDVMAPPPPRLLAWQTVDAALAEVVRPGALVAPLFTVHEVEDTLAGVALARALAAVPLDDRDLARVSRVTIPMSAVPTARPDEPLAVVAPRLAEQPAAGCVLVLDGEQRDAAGSPRVVGVVGPLEIRRAIETAPARGRAVVAGFSRPHHHPGR
- the uvrB gene encoding excinuclease ABC subunit UvrB — its product is MAPATVRPSVANRPTVNNKRSATPFKVVSDYQPSGDQPAAIKELALRIRAGEKDLVLLGATGTGKSATTAWLIEELQRPTLVMAPNKTLAAQLANEFRELLPHNAVEYFVSYYDYYQPEAYIAQTDTYIEKDSSINEEVERLRHSATMSLLTRRDVIVVASVSCIYGLGTPQEYIDRMVQISVGEEIDRDLLLRRLVDVQYARNDLAFDRGTFRVRGDTVEVFPVYEELAVRIELFGDEIERISYLHPLTGEIVREVEQVFIFPASHYVAGPERMERAIAGIEEELATRLEQLEGQGKLLEAQRLRMRTTYDIEMMRQVGFCSGIENYSRHIDGRAAGTAPHTLLDYFPDDFLMVIDESHNTVPQIGGMYEGDMSRKRNLVDHGFRLPSATDNRPLRWEEFLERVGQTVYLSATPGPYELGKADGIVEQIIRPTGLIDPEIVLKPTKGQIDDLIHEIRLRAERDERVLVTTLTKKMSEDLTDYLLELGIRVRYLHSEVDTLRRVELLTELRRGDYDVLVGINLLREGLDLPEVSLVSILDADKEGFLRSERSLIQTIGRAARNVAGQVHMYADKITPSMRTAIDETNRRRALQVAYNEKHGLDPQPLRKKVMDILDDMVRENADGEMYGGGRAQSRGKAPVPGMKSRGGKQDAVGRYAAELAGMPRHDLANLIRQLDDQMHEAAKELQFELAARLRDEIAELKKELRGMTAAGVE
- a CDS encoding Uma2 family endonuclease produces the protein MSMISVPVDITLSDVAAIGQADELHRYELSDEGELRVMMTPTPEHSRIVMRLTAWSGGGRQPDLTVWADAAPDVGVASVYVPVDGLQVVIEVISRGPRQNDLVDKVGEYARAGIERYWTVEQGGTQPVTFRTLGTGGYSSAGPRPLDWVLKRQPMDFGAN